Proteins from a genomic interval of Parvularculales bacterium:
- the hemB gene encoding porphobilinogen synthase: protein MAKKTPASPVTGASGGWPATRMRRNRRTDWSRRLVAENHLTTDDLIWPLFVQDGDNKSTPVDSMPGVNRLSVDLVVEAARDAQQAGIPVLALFPNTPPELRDEEGSEALNPDNLICRTLRAVREAVPDIGLLCDVALDPYTSHGHDGLLEDGYILNDETVEILVQQALVQVDAGCDIIAPSDMMDGRVGRIRAALEEVGYHETQIMAYAAKYASGFYGPFRDAVGSGDLLKGDKRTYQMDPANGDEALREIALDLAEGADMVMVKPGMPYLDIVQRVKSTFGVPTFAYQVSGEYAMLSAAAQQNHLDRKTVVLESLLSFKRAGADGILTYFAREVADYLAGKQ, encoded by the coding sequence ATGGCGAAAAAAACACCCGCTTCCCCCGTAACCGGTGCCTCAGGCGGCTGGCCCGCAACCCGTATGCGCCGCAACCGGCGGACCGACTGGTCACGCAGGCTGGTGGCCGAAAACCATCTCACGACCGATGATCTCATCTGGCCTCTTTTCGTGCAGGACGGCGACAACAAATCCACGCCGGTGGACTCGATGCCGGGGGTTAACCGGCTGAGCGTTGACCTTGTGGTTGAGGCCGCCCGCGATGCCCAACAGGCGGGCATTCCGGTGTTGGCCCTGTTTCCCAACACGCCGCCGGAGTTGCGCGATGAAGAAGGCTCGGAAGCGCTTAATCCGGATAATCTTATATGCCGCACCCTCCGGGCGGTGCGCGAGGCGGTTCCCGATATCGGATTATTGTGCGACGTCGCCCTTGACCCCTACACCAGCCATGGCCATGACGGACTATTGGAGGACGGGTACATCCTCAATGATGAAACCGTCGAGATTCTCGTACAACAGGCATTGGTTCAGGTGGACGCCGGATGCGATATCATCGCGCCCTCGGACATGATGGATGGCCGTGTGGGACGTATTCGCGCAGCCCTTGAAGAAGTCGGTTATCATGAGACGCAGATTATGGCCTACGCGGCGAAATATGCCTCCGGCTTTTACGGACCGTTTCGTGATGCGGTGGGATCGGGAGACTTACTTAAAGGTGACAAGCGCACCTATCAGATGGACCCTGCCAACGGCGACGAGGCGCTGCGCGAGATTGCACTGGACCTTGCCGAAGGGGCCGACATGGTGATGGTCAAACCGGGCATGCCGTACCTGGATATCGTGCAGCGGGTGAAATCCACTTTCGGAGTGCCGACATTTGCCTATCAGGTATCCGGAGAGTACGCCATGCTCTCAGCCGCCGCGCAACAAAACCATCTGGACAGAAAAACCGTGGTGCTGGAAAGCCTGCTTTCCTTCAAGCGGGCGGGCGCAGACGGCATCTTGACGTACTTCGCACGTGAGGTGGCGGATTATCTGGCCGGTAAACAATAA
- a CDS encoding DNA methyltransferase yields MVSIKTLAEKLDWECLESDTSYLTHDIHRYSGKFIPQIARNAIEILSKEDDLVLDVYAGSGTTLLEAACLKRHSIGVDLNPLATIISMVKTTPIDKEKLFNWHVQFNLKIKRYKIYEEPQLFEGEMDELEISEVEHDERLTSDWHTKWFQIDRLKELIWIDQNVRRISDSELRSIAIVALSDVLRRSSNAHSSYPNVMLDKNKKKVSPVIPCFLKRLDQIVQSISTIQGTIQNKYIPRVIEGSNLTLNLEEDSVDAVITHPPYIGSIPYAEYGILSLTWLNHNSKELDASLTGGQRQRKNVIERFSRDYQMMFREAGRVLKQQRHMFILVGNPTVKGEIIDLTEMSIHYATEAGLKLDFKLSRKGVNRRANKMGEETGLFFLNTN; encoded by the coding sequence ATGGTGAGTATAAAAACACTGGCAGAAAAATTAGATTGGGAATGTCTAGAATCTGATACTTCATATCTAACTCACGATATACATAGGTATTCAGGAAAATTTATCCCTCAAATTGCTAGAAATGCTATTGAGATACTCTCAAAAGAAGATGACCTTGTACTTGATGTGTATGCTGGTTCAGGCACCACATTGCTTGAGGCAGCATGTCTCAAGAGGCATTCAATTGGAGTGGATTTAAATCCACTTGCCACAATCATTTCTATGGTTAAGACCACTCCAATTGACAAAGAAAAACTCTTTAACTGGCATGTTCAATTTAACTTGAAAATTAAACGCTATAAAATTTATGAAGAACCTCAATTATTTGAAGGAGAAATGGATGAATTAGAAATTTCGGAAGTAGAACATGACGAAAGATTAACAAGTGATTGGCATACAAAATGGTTCCAAATTGACCGCCTCAAAGAACTGATATGGATTGATCAAAATGTCAGGCGTATTAGTGATTCCGAACTTCGATCTATCGCCATAGTTGCATTGAGTGACGTGCTTCGAAGATCAAGTAACGCTCACAGTTCGTATCCTAATGTTATGTTGGATAAAAATAAAAAAAAAGTATCACCTGTTATTCCCTGTTTCTTGAAGAGGCTTGATCAAATCGTTCAATCGATATCAACAATACAAGGTACAATTCAAAATAAATATATCCCTCGTGTAATTGAGGGTAGTAATCTAACCTTGAATCTGGAGGAGGATTCGGTAGATGCAGTTATCACCCACCCACCATATATTGGGAGCATTCCTTACGCAGAATATGGCATTCTAAGTTTGACTTGGCTGAACCATAACTCAAAAGAACTAGATGCTTCTCTTACTGGAGGTCAGAGACAGAGAAAAAATGTCATAGAGAGGTTTAGTAGAGATTATCAAATGATGTTTAGAGAAGCGGGCAGAGTTCTAAAACAACAGCGTCATATGTTTATTTTAGTTGGAAATCCAACAGTAAAAGGTGAAATTATTGATCTGACAGAAATGTCGATTCATTACGCCACTGAAGCTGGTTTAAAACTGGATTTTAAATTATCTCGCAAGGGAGTAAATAGGAGGGCGAACAAAATGGGAGAGGAGACAGGGTTATTTTTTTTAAATACTAACTAA
- a CDS encoding DNA (cytosine-5-)-methyltransferase gives MESNTNPSPQKTFSFADRVKKYREQKNLTQRGLARLLNVTSASVSRWETGTAKPPYEVAQNLEILGFGKVSEQETNRDSLSRIDQIPISQLMDGVVKSIRFGSTDFDIKPAPYVFNGPENQLEFFQKLVDLQGNKPKVDSISLKRLSIIEEVGSIKTSQFELERPKNNAKTWNSNYGTHGWHRYVGRFPPHLVRALINHFSLEIGDTVLDPFVGSGTTIVESRMLGLNSIGIDICPLSSLISRAKSKFPSDVSGLRKTLTKYQNFFDKRIKESVFNKNDLTHADLIRMFNNVIPAFSNYEKWFTLEALLGSLITVQFIRQLDGYEQDFFACQLSSLMRSIGNVEVNVVRAEYSEKLRENVNVKKLFTKRCLKSIEDIKQTLLTHQNFINDKASVTVFESGIQHAEIASNSIDAIITSPPYGVESISYLRTHLLSYRSLSTILNANPYENNKDIIGSEYLDKNKEGEDKAIAYSKTYKEFFEAYDFENMPKKLILRVRMMKQFFDDMVLTALLFEKWLKVGGHIAFVVGNKRLGNHVIPTDKIILEIFSHFGIILEESIKHKLKTNNSNSQVPWQERVIKDEFVMIFKKV, from the coding sequence ATGGAAAGCAACACAAATCCGTCTCCCCAAAAAACATTCAGTTTTGCAGATCGAGTTAAGAAGTATAGAGAACAAAAGAATCTAACACAAAGAGGTCTCGCACGGCTTCTTAATGTCACCAGTGCAAGTGTTTCCAGATGGGAAACGGGTACAGCAAAGCCTCCTTATGAAGTTGCTCAGAATTTAGAGATTTTGGGTTTTGGGAAGGTGAGTGAGCAAGAAACAAATAGAGATAGTTTATCTAGAATAGATCAAATACCCATCAGTCAACTCATGGATGGTGTTGTCAAATCAATTCGATTTGGAAGCACTGATTTTGATATCAAACCTGCACCATATGTATTTAACGGCCCAGAAAACCAACTTGAATTCTTTCAAAAGCTCGTCGATCTGCAAGGAAATAAACCGAAGGTAGATTCTATTTCTTTAAAACGCTTATCAATTATCGAAGAAGTGGGAAGTATAAAAACATCACAATTTGAACTTGAAAGACCAAAGAATAATGCCAAGACATGGAACTCAAATTATGGAACTCATGGATGGCATCGTTATGTTGGAAGATTTCCTCCTCATTTAGTTAGAGCGCTCATTAACCATTTTAGTCTAGAAATAGGAGACACTGTACTAGATCCATTTGTTGGGAGTGGCACAACTATTGTAGAATCTCGAATGCTCGGCTTAAACAGTATCGGAATTGATATCTGCCCGCTATCGAGTCTTATTTCTCGCGCTAAATCAAAGTTCCCCTCTGATGTTTCAGGGTTACGTAAAACTCTAACAAAATATCAAAATTTTTTTGATAAACGCATTAAAGAATCTGTATTTAATAAGAATGATTTAACTCATGCCGATTTAATACGGATGTTTAATAATGTAATCCCTGCTTTTTCTAATTATGAAAAATGGTTTACTTTAGAAGCGCTTCTCGGTTCTTTAATCACTGTGCAATTTATAAGGCAATTAGATGGCTATGAGCAGGATTTTTTTGCATGCCAGTTATCTTCGTTGATGAGAAGTATTGGTAACGTGGAAGTGAACGTCGTCCGCGCGGAATATAGCGAGAAGCTCAGAGAAAATGTTAATGTCAAAAAATTATTTACAAAGAGATGCCTTAAATCTATTGAAGATATCAAACAAACTCTATTAACCCACCAAAATTTCATCAATGACAAGGCAAGTGTCACCGTTTTTGAAAGCGGAATTCAGCATGCAGAAATTGCAAGCAATAGCATTGATGCGATAATTACATCGCCACCATATGGGGTTGAATCAATAAGTTATCTTAGAACTCATCTGCTAAGTTATAGGTCACTCTCTACGATACTTAACGCGAATCCTTACGAAAATAACAAAGATATCATTGGGTCTGAATATTTGGACAAAAATAAAGAAGGTGAGGATAAAGCGATTGCATACAGTAAAACTTATAAAGAATTTTTTGAGGCTTATGATTTTGAGAACATGCCTAAGAAACTGATTCTAAGGGTTAGAATGATGAAACAGTTTTTTGATGATATGGTTCTGACAGCACTATTGTTTGAAAAGTGGTTAAAAGTTGGAGGTCACATTGCATTCGTTGTGGGAAATAAGCGTCTAGGTAATCACGTAATTCCAACAGATAAAATAATCTTAGAGATATTCTCTCATTTTGGAATCATTCTTGAGGAATCAATTAAACATAAACTTAAAACAAACAATTCAAATTCACAGGTGCCATGGCAAGAACGGGTTATAAAGGACGAATTTGTCATGATTTTTAAAAAAGTATGA
- a CDS encoding anti-phage deoxyguanosine triphosphatase, with product MTPAEQEERREKPPKRDGDPRQYYDRDYARIIHSASFRRLQGKTQIYNIGESDFYRTRLTHSIEVSQIGQGIVQYLDKYIEGKAHNDCPQDMPKQILPPEKLVAAIGLTHDLGHPPFGHGGGEIALNYCMRNDGGFEGNGQTLRILTKLESFTKNAGANLARRTLLGCLKYPVSYERANRHKPELCSPSAESFPFLIDRNQQPPKCYFDSEGDSVQWILEPLTEKDKKEFQALGDNQKAKYCSFDCSIMNLADDISYGVHDLEDAIKLELIRKEDLEEGFEKRRGEGLIKDSKEKECFEKKVNDLFGENRKDCIGRVVNNLLRGIYIKETGFPFEEPLLKYEASLREADSRFLDCLKKIVREKVIHSPNVQHFEFKGQRMIIEVFEILNSDPGKFLPVDFRKRLGCGEPQKRVICDYIAGMTDGYLLKTYERLSSPRMGSVFERI from the coding sequence TTGACTCCAGCAGAGCAGGAAGAGCGCCGTGAGAAACCTCCGAAGAGAGATGGTGACCCACGTCAATATTATGACCGTGATTACGCGCGCATTATTCACTCCGCCTCTTTTCGACGCCTGCAAGGCAAAACACAAATATATAATATAGGTGAAAGCGATTTTTACCGGACACGGCTGACGCACTCTATTGAGGTGAGCCAGATCGGGCAAGGGATCGTTCAATATCTCGATAAATATATTGAGGGGAAAGCGCATAACGACTGCCCTCAAGATATGCCGAAGCAAATTCTGCCCCCCGAAAAACTCGTAGCGGCAATCGGTTTAACGCACGACCTCGGGCATCCCCCGTTTGGCCATGGCGGGGGAGAGATTGCCCTGAATTATTGCATGAGAAACGATGGTGGTTTTGAAGGGAACGGTCAGACACTCCGTATTCTGACAAAATTAGAGTCATTTACAAAGAACGCAGGGGCAAATCTGGCCAGACGAACATTACTGGGATGCCTTAAATATCCTGTAAGTTATGAAAGAGCCAATAGACATAAACCGGAACTTTGCTCACCCTCGGCGGAATCTTTCCCTTTTCTTATTGACCGTAACCAACAACCCCCAAAATGCTATTTTGATAGTGAGGGCGATAGTGTCCAATGGATATTGGAACCGCTTACCGAAAAAGATAAAAAAGAGTTTCAGGCTTTAGGCGATAACCAAAAAGCCAAATATTGTTCTTTTGATTGCAGCATTATGAATTTGGCCGATGACATCAGTTATGGTGTTCATGATCTGGAGGACGCCATAAAGCTTGAGCTGATTAGAAAAGAGGATTTAGAAGAGGGTTTTGAAAAAAGGCGGGGAGAAGGGTTAATAAAGGATTCAAAAGAAAAAGAGTGTTTTGAGAAAAAGGTAAATGACTTGTTCGGAGAAAACAGAAAAGACTGTATCGGAAGGGTCGTCAATAATCTTCTAAGAGGTATTTATATAAAAGAAACCGGTTTTCCTTTTGAAGAACCCCTGCTCAAATATGAAGCTTCGTTAAGGGAGGCAGATAGCAGATTTCTGGACTGTCTTAAAAAGATTGTAAGAGAAAAAGTCATTCATAGTCCTAATGTACAGCACTTTGAATTCAAAGGGCAGCGCATGATCATTGAAGTGTTCGAGATACTCAATTCTGATCCCGGAAAATTTTTGCCTGTAGATTTCCGGAAGAGGCTGGGATGCGGTGAACCTCAGAAAAGAGTAATCTGCGACTATATTGCAGGAATGACAGATGGCTATCTTCTGAAAACATACGAGCGTCTCTCAAGCCCGCGAATGGGGTCTGTTTTTGAAAGGATTTGA